One Paenibacillus sp. FSL W8-0186 genomic window carries:
- a CDS encoding carbohydrate ABC transporter permease, whose protein sequence is MIVAVVVFPIFWMVKVSLHTNGEILQGITSMAIPEPQWLNYRNLWETINFGQYFKNSLIICTATMLISCFLAILAGYALARYRFPGSGLFGISVIGTQMIPGIMFLLPIYLLFLNIKDTLGLPMVDTYWGMVLVYSAFYTPMSIWIIRSFFVSIPKDLEESARIDGCNRIQAFVRVILPLSLPGIIAMCVYIFLTAWDELMFAWVLTTTPEVQTIPVGIRLFVGQYTNRYDLLMSAATVVTLPVIITFFLSQKYFISGMTAGAVKG, encoded by the coding sequence GTGATTGTTGCAGTAGTCGTATTCCCGATCTTTTGGATGGTCAAGGTTTCCCTCCATACGAATGGGGAAATCCTGCAGGGGATTACCAGCATGGCGATCCCTGAGCCGCAATGGCTTAACTACAGAAATCTTTGGGAAACGATCAATTTTGGCCAATATTTTAAAAACAGCTTAATCATTTGTACCGCAACGATGCTTATTTCCTGTTTCCTGGCCATATTGGCGGGATATGCACTTGCCAGGTACAGGTTTCCAGGCTCCGGATTGTTCGGAATCAGCGTCATCGGGACACAGATGATTCCGGGTATTATGTTTCTTCTGCCCATTTACTTGTTGTTCTTGAATATCAAGGATACCCTCGGCCTTCCTATGGTGGATACGTATTGGGGAATGGTGCTGGTCTATTCAGCATTCTATACACCTATGAGTATTTGGATTATCCGGAGTTTTTTTGTTTCGATTCCAAAGGATTTGGAAGAATCCGCACGGATCGACGGTTGTAATCGAATCCAGGCTTTTGTCCGGGTTATTCTGCCCCTTTCTTTGCCTGGCATTATCGCCATGTGTGTGTATATTTTCTTGACGGCGTGGGACGAATTGATGTTTGCCTGGGTGCTGACGACGACCCCGGAAGTTCAAACGATTCCCGTAGGCATCAGGCTGTTTGTGGGCCAATATACCAACCGTTATGATCTGTTGATGTCTGCGGCGACGGTTGTTACACTACCCGTTATTATTACTTTCTTCTTATCGCAGAAGTATTTTATCAGCGGGATGACAGCCGGCGCGGTGAAAGGGTAG
- a CDS encoding sugar ABC transporter permease, with translation MEISRNPDTPEVRKPFGARFKKGFREYRVAYLFILPTFLFMMLVHVLPMIQGIVMSFLKLNQFTLSQYLKAPFIGLKNYSELLFNENNPVRQGLGYALRNTAIYSVVVTISVMIIGLLVAILLNRDFPGRGIARAAMLLPWVVPSYVVGVLWGFMWQKEGIINYILVDILHLMSDKPFWLIGQNTIWAIIIPTVWRSWPFIMVVFLAGLQTIPDDLYEAAKIDGAGRLRQFFTITLPMLKPIIAVQLLFQIINNVYSYNIVAMMFGNGSGYPGKWGDLLMTALTRQTFGYWSFGVGAAASFLLMGAMLIIVGIWYRIFRSELRVD, from the coding sequence GTGGAAATATCAAGAAATCCGGACACGCCGGAAGTCAGAAAACCCTTCGGAGCCCGGTTCAAAAAGGGGTTTAGGGAATACCGCGTCGCGTATTTATTCATACTTCCCACCTTTCTGTTTATGATGCTCGTTCACGTCTTGCCCATGATCCAAGGGATCGTGATGTCATTTTTGAAGTTGAATCAGTTTACATTAAGCCAGTATTTAAAAGCCCCGTTTATTGGATTGAAAAATTACTCGGAGCTGCTTTTCAATGAAAATAATCCTGTCCGTCAAGGTCTGGGATACGCGCTGCGGAATACGGCTATATACAGTGTCGTCGTAACCATATCCGTAATGATTATTGGATTACTCGTAGCGATCCTGCTGAACCGGGATTTCCCGGGAAGGGGGATTGCCAGAGCGGCCATGCTGCTTCCGTGGGTTGTTCCCTCCTACGTTGTGGGTGTCCTCTGGGGATTTATGTGGCAAAAAGAAGGCATCATTAATTATATTCTGGTCGATATCCTGCATTTAATGTCTGATAAGCCCTTCTGGCTGATTGGTCAAAATACGATTTGGGCGATCATTATTCCTACTGTATGGAGAAGCTGGCCATTCATCATGGTTGTCTTTCTGGCTGGGCTCCAAACGATTCCAGATGATCTCTACGAAGCAGCAAAAATTGATGGTGCCGGCCGATTGCGGCAGTTCTTTACCATTACCCTTCCGATGCTGAAGCCGATCATCGCTGTTCAGCTTCTATTCCAGATTATCAACAATGTGTACTCTTACAATATCGTCGCCATGATGTTCGGAAACGGATCCGGCTACCCTGGCAAATGGGGCGATTTGCTTATGACCGCCTTGACCAGACAGACTTTCGGGTATTGGTCCTTCGGGGTTGGCGCGGCGGCCTCTTTCCTTCTGATGGGAGCTATGTTGATCATTGTCGGGATATGGTATCGAATCTTTAGATCGGAGTTGAGAGTGGATTGA
- a CDS encoding glycoside hydrolase family 16 protein has product MKKKIFVFTVLIALLGAGCSDKNGDTQELQQENTWAQTFARHDPAKWEMSTGYSNGDPFDCVWSADNIHFNGSTMELMLTKNDTGNIQGSEYKTLDTYHYGKYEVRMKAAKNTGIVSSFFVYTGPPFGTPWDEIDIEFLGKDTTKVQLNYYTDGVGNHEKLIDLGYDASEEFHDYAFEWTKDEINWYIDGKLVHTATDDIPVTPAKIMMNLWNGTGVDSWLGPYDGASPITAEYEWMKYTPYTEE; this is encoded by the coding sequence ATGAAAAAGAAAATTTTTGTTTTTACCGTTTTAATCGCCTTATTGGGTGCAGGTTGTTCAGACAAAAACGGCGATACCCAAGAGTTACAACAAGAAAACACTTGGGCTCAAACATTTGCAAGGCATGACCCGGCAAAGTGGGAGATGTCTACCGGATACTCCAATGGAGACCCTTTTGACTGTGTATGGTCAGCCGACAATATCCATTTCAACGGTTCAACAATGGAACTGATGCTTACAAAGAATGATACTGGAAATATACAGGGCTCGGAGTACAAAACCTTGGATACGTATCATTACGGAAAATATGAAGTTCGTATGAAGGCAGCCAAAAATACAGGAATTGTATCTTCTTTCTTTGTATACACTGGCCCCCCCTTCGGAACGCCTTGGGACGAAATTGACATCGAATTCCTTGGCAAGGATACGACCAAAGTCCAATTGAACTATTACACCGACGGGGTCGGCAACCATGAGAAACTGATTGATCTTGGGTATGATGCCTCTGAGGAATTCCACGATTACGCCTTTGAGTGGACAAAGGATGAAATCAATTGGTACATTGACGGAAAGCTGGTACATACGGCAACGGATGACATTCCCGTCACCCCTGCCAAAATCATGATGAACCTCTGGAACGGCACCGGTGTTGACTCATGGCTGGGCCCCTACGACGGTGCGTCCCCTATTACGGCGGAGTATGAATGGATGAAATACACCCCTTATACGGAGGAATAG